A genomic region of Populus nigra chromosome 11, ddPopNigr1.1, whole genome shotgun sequence contains the following coding sequences:
- the LOC133668321 gene encoding transcription factor MYB8-like: MARTPCCDKTELKKGAWTPEEDMKLMAYVTRYGSWNWRQLPKYAGLQRCGKSCRLRWLNYLRPNIKRGNYTKEEEEIIISLHETLGNRWSAIAAQLPGRTDNEIKNHWHTNLKKRLSKKSVEATRSCSDDDKGQEKDTGETEVNKQIPANSAQIIESSSSASSPQASSGDFSTTDNIAATNMDLVSDDDFSFLEAYEIPSGNFWTEPFLSDDYFMPNDFLAPLVNPDSPFFGEEIPSPFAFINTEDYNLN; this comes from the exons ATGGCGAGAACTCCTTGCTGTGATAAAACTGAACTAAAGAAGGGTGCTTGGACACCAGAAGAAGATATGAAGCTAATGGCTTATGTTACTAGATATGGCTCTTGGAATTGGAGACAACTTCCCAAGTATGCAG GTCTACAAAGGTGTGGCAAAAGTTGCAGATTGAGATGGCTGAATTATTTGAGGCCAAATATCAAGAGAGGGAATTACactaaagaagaagaggaaatcaTCATCAGCTTGCATGAAACACTGGGGAACAG GTGGTCTGCTATCGCTGCCCAGTTACCTGGAAGAACTGACAATGAGATAAAGAACCATTGGCACACAAATCTGAAGAAACGATTGAGCAAAAAATCAGTGGAAGCAACAAGATCGTGCTCAGATGATGACAAGGGCCAGGAGAAAGACACAGGAGAGACAGAAGTCAATAAACAAATTCCTGCAAATAGTGCTCAAATAATTGAAAGCTCCTCAAGTGCATCGTCCCCCCAGGCATCATCTGGTGATTTTTCAACCACAGATAACATAGCGGCAACAAACATGGACCTCGTTTCTGACGATGATTTTTCTTTCCTGGAGGCATATGAGATCCCTAGTGGGAATTTCTGGACAGAACCTTTCTTGTCCGATGATTATTTCATGCCTAATGATTTCTTGGCACCCTTGGTGAACCCGGATTCACCATTTTTTGGTGAAGAGATTCCAAGcccttttgctttcattaatacgGAGGATTATAACTTAAACTGA
- the LOC133706210 gene encoding transcription factor MYB8-like has translation MVRAPYFDKNGVKKGAWSQEEDDKLREHIEKYGLWNWREIPKFAGLSRCGKSCRLRWMNYLRPDVKHGNYTKEEEDLILKLHEKHGNKWSIIAAKLPGRTDNEVKNYWHAHLKKRTVEKQKTLVLKEKSSGFTSESEGSQMNREIEAKTVVSYTPSNPILESTPLSPETSCSELSNLSTDFAPKLPVSAGTNRNNIAEDVLSSVPTFDESIGDFWTEPFVADSAYDQDNFPGLSFYQEEPFVSYYDDGMDFYDEMMQELPGNN, from the exons ATGGTGCGAGCTCCTTACTTTGACAAAAATGGAGTAAAGAAAGGTGCATGGAGtcaagaagaagatgataagTTAAGAGAACATATTGAGAAATATGGCCTTTGGAACTGGCGTGAAATCCCCAAGTTTGCAG GATTATCAAGGTGTGGCAAGAGTTGCAGACTAAGATGGATGAATTATCTCCGCCCGGATGTAAAACATGGCAACTacaccaaagaagaagaagatttaatcctcaaattacatgaaaaacatggaaataa ATGGTCCATAATTGCTGCAAAATTACCAGGAAGAACAGATAATGAAGTGAAAAACTACTGGCACGCCCATCTGAAGAAGCGAACGGtggaaaaacaaaagacatTGGTGTTGAAAGAGAAATCTAGTGGTTTTACTTCTGAAAGTGAAGGCAGCCAGATGAATAGAGAAATTGAAGCTAAAACTGTAGTTTCCTACACTCCCTCTAACCCAATTTTAGAGAGCACTCCATTATCCCCAGAAACATCTTGCAGTGAGCTCTCCAACTTGAGCACTGATTTTGCTCCAAAACTTCCTGTATCAGCTGGCACAAACAGGAATAATATTGCAGAAGATGTTCTCTCTTCAGTGCCAACATTTGATGAGTCCATTGGAGATTTTTGGACTGAGCCATTTGTAGCAGATAGCGCCTACGACCAAGATAATTTTCCAGGGCTATCTTTTTATCAAGAGGAGCCCTTTGTTTCATACTATGATGATGGCATGGATTTCTATGATGAAATGATGCAAGAACTGCCGGGGAACAATTAG
- the LOC133706193 gene encoding transcription repressor MYB6-like, with protein sequence MVKATLVDKNGLRKGAWSKEEDDKLRVYVQKYGHWNWRQLPRFAGLSRCGKSCRLRWMNYLRPDVKRGNFSDEEDNLIIQMHEELGNKWSIIAGKLSGRTDNEIKNHWHTNLSKRVKQSQSVSSELVNKEQSSETSESEDSQAEKSETESVSVNTPSEPDRHPKIVENIPSPQEISCSELSSMNNDCVSGMNGAADSFSPMEIFQDSGFWNQPFIADNNDSQDGYHHSLLFTEEVYMPSYPFNYDYDSMNWIQQMMQELQDSN encoded by the exons ATGGTCAAAGCAACCTTGGTTGATAAAAATGGACTCAGGAAAGGTGCATGGagtaaagaagaagatgataagTTGAGAGTTTATGTTCAGAAATATGGCCACTGGAATTGGCGACAACTTCCCAGGTTTGCTG GTTTATCAAGGTGTGGCAAGAGTTGCAGATTAAGATGGATGAACTATCTCCGGCCGGACGTGAAGCGTGGCAATTTCTCTGATGAAGAGGATAATTTGATCATTCAAATGCATGAAGAACTTGGAAATAA ATGGTCTATCATTGCTGGGAAATTATCTGGAAGAACAGACAATGAGattaaaaatcattggcatACCAACTTGAGCAAGAGAGTGAAGCAAAGCCAATCAGTTTCTTCTGAGTTGGTGAATAAAGAGCAGTCAAGTGAAACTTCAGAGTCTGAAGATAGTCAAGCAGAGAAGTCCGAAACTGAAAGTGTTTCTGTCAATACTCCATCAGAACCTGATCGTCACCCGAAAATTGTAGAGAACATTCCTTCACCTCAAGAAATATCCTGCAGTGAGTTATCCTCCATGAATAATGATTGTGTGTCAGGCATGAATGGTGCTGCAGATAGTTTCTCTCCAATGGAAATATTTCAAGATTCAGGTTTCTGGAACCAGCCATTTATAGCCGACAACAATGACAGCCAAGATGGTTATCATCATTCATTGTTATTCACAGAAGAAGTATACATGCCATCCTATCCATTCAACTATGACTATGATAGTATGAATTGGATCCAGCAAATGATGCAGGAACTGCAAgatagtaattaa
- the LOC133668281 gene encoding putative cyclin-D6-1, with product MDFNLENPLTNSHELHFDTTPSLFLIESDHMPSKNYLKTLKEIDFDVSFRREAISSVFRVSCNFDPSLSYLAVNYLDRFLSSQGIPQPKPWVLKLLAVACVSLAAKMKEAEFYVTDIQGDGGFVFDPQTIQKMEVLILGALNWRMRSITPFSFISFFISLFKPKDPPLRQALKARACEIIFKAQNDINLLEFRPSLTAASALLYACHELFPMQFLCFRKAISICSHVNKENLLQCYNAMQETAMDGYKSQFDMVSSSDTPVNVLDRHFLSSESENTNGTVVMISSDGSNKTWPEKDIKRRKISALCNNQTVQLSAFSDATTMLM from the exons ATGGATTTTAATCTTGAAAACCCATTAACAAATTCTCATGAGCTTCACTTTGACACAACCCCTTCTCTCTTCCTCATTGAATCTGACCACATGCCTTCAAAGAACTACTTAAAGACCCTCAAAGAGATAGACTTTGATGTCTCTTTTAGAAGAGAAGCCATCTCTTCTGTCTTTAGG GTTTCTTGCAACTTCGATCCGTCCTTGTCCTATCTTGCTGTTAATTACCTCGATAGGTTCTTATCGAGCCAAGGAATTCCT CAACCAAAGCCATGGGTCCTTAAGCTTCTCGCAGTTGCTTGTGTCTCTCTAGCAGCCAAAATGAAGGAAGCAGAATTCTATGTCACTGATATTCAG ggtgatggtggttttgtaTTTGACCCTCAAACAATACAAAAGATGGAGGTGCTTATACTTGGGGCTTTAAATTGGAGGATGAGATCAATCACGCCATTCTCcttcatttctttcttcatttctttgttCAAACCTAAAGATCCACCATTGAGGCAGGCTCTTAAAGCTAGAGCTTGTGAAATCATCTTCAAAGCTCAAAATG ATATCAATCTTTTGGAGTTCAGGCCATCATTAACTGCTGCTTCAGCACTTCTGTATGCTTGTCATGAACTTTTTCCTATGCAGTTTTTATGCTTTAGAAAAGCCATATCCATCTGCTCACATGTAAATaag GAAAACTTGTTGCAATGCTATAATGCAATGCAAGAAACAGCAATGGATGGTTACAAGTCACAATTTGACATGGTGTCAAGTTCTGATACGCCAGTCAACGTGCTTGACCGGCATTTTTTAAGCTCAGAAAGTGAAAACACCAATGGGACTGTTGTGATGATATCTAGCGATGGCAGCAACAAAACCTGGCCAGAGAAAGACATCAAGAGAAGAAAGATCAGTGCTCTCTGTAATAATCAAACGGTTCAGCTTTCAGCTTTCTCAGATGCAACGACTATGCTGATGTGA
- the LOC133668799 gene encoding cytochrome b6-f complex iron-sulfur subunit, chloroplastic-like gives MASSTLSPATPSQLCSSKSGMFSPTHAVFVKPTRTNMVLKERGMRISCQATSVPADDRVPDMGKRELMNLLLLGALSLPTAGMLVPYTYFFVPTGLGGGGGGTVAKDALGNDIIAEQWLNTHGPGDRTLSQGLKGDPTYLVVEKDRVLATYGINAVCTHLGCVVPWNQAEKKFICPCHGSQYNDQGRVVRGPAPLSLALAHCDVDDGKVVFVPWVETDFRTGDAPWWS, from the exons ATGGCTTCCTCTACGCTCTCCCCTGCCACTCCCTCAcag CTATGCTCTAGCAAGAGTGGCATGTTCTCTCCTACACATGCGGTGTTTGTGAAACCAACAAGGACAAATATGGTGTTAAAGGAGAGAGGAATGAGAATTTCATGCCAGGCTACAAGTGTTCCTGCTGATGATAGAGTGCCTGACATGGGTAAGAGGGAGCTTATGAATCTGCTTCTTTTGGGTGCTCTTTCACTCCCCACCGCTGGCATGTTGGTTCCTTACACCTATTTCTTTGTCCCTACTGG GCtcggaggaggtggtggtggtacCGTTGCCAAGGATGCCCTTGGAAATGATATCATTGCAGAGCAATGGCTTAACACTCATGGCCCTGGTGACCGAACCCTTTCTCAAGGATTAAAG ggagatccaacctACCTTGTCGTGGAGAAAGATAGAGTTCTTGCAACTTATGGAATTAATGCAGTCTGCACACACCTTGGGTGTGTCGTGCCCTGGAATCAAGCTGAGAAGAAGTTCATCTGCCCCTGCCATGGATCACAGTACAATGACCAAGGAAGAGTTGTCCGAGGACCTGCTCCTCTG TCATTGGCACTGGCTCACTGCGACGTAGACGACGGCAAGGTGGTCTTTGTTCCATGGGTTGAAACAGATTTCAGAACCGGAGATGCTCCATGGTGGTCTTAA